One Virgibacillus proomii DNA window includes the following coding sequences:
- a CDS encoding undecaprenyl-diphosphate phosphatase, whose translation MTDTWTIIQYLILGLVQGITEPLPISSSGHIVIVRELFGIETKGLSFEIFVNFASLLAILLIYRHDIMRLIKNGSLYLMKGNDTYKNDFHFIMYLIIATIPVGVIGLLFNDVIGEVLSGTNVVGFTLLITAAAVWIIRHRSGKKADEDLSTKDALIVGIAQTFAVMPGISRSGASIVASMLVGMKQETALRFSFLLYIPVSLGTTIIEVPDFIISPEFSTLLVPNLIAFFASFIATYVAFKWLKNIMAKGNLGYFSYYCLIVGILVILFL comes from the coding sequence ATTACGGATACGTGGACAATCATTCAATATTTAATACTGGGACTGGTACAGGGAATTACTGAACCGCTCCCCATTTCTTCCAGTGGACATATTGTTATTGTTCGTGAATTGTTTGGGATTGAAACAAAAGGGCTCTCCTTTGAAATATTTGTGAATTTTGCTTCTCTATTAGCTATTTTACTGATTTATCGTCATGATATCATGCGGTTAATAAAAAATGGGAGTCTTTACCTCATGAAAGGAAACGATACGTATAAAAATGACTTTCATTTTATTATGTATCTTATCATCGCTACAATACCAGTAGGGGTAATTGGGCTATTGTTTAACGATGTGATTGGGGAAGTCCTAAGTGGTACAAATGTCGTTGGATTTACCTTGTTAATCACAGCTGCTGCCGTATGGATTATTCGTCATCGGAGCGGGAAAAAAGCAGATGAAGATTTATCAACAAAAGATGCACTCATTGTTGGTATTGCCCAGACTTTTGCTGTTATGCCTGGAATTAGCCGTTCCGGAGCAAGCATTGTCGCGTCCATGCTAGTTGGTATGAAGCAGGAAACGGCACTTCGTTTCTCCTTTCTATTATATATACCGGTTAGTTTAGGTACAACGATCATAGAAGTTCCTGACTTTATAATAAGTCCAGAATTTAGTACATTGCTAGTCCCTAATCTGATTGCTTTCTTTGCCTCATTTATAGCTACTTATGTTGCATTTAAATGGCTTAAAAATATCATGGCTAAAGGCAATTTAGGTTATTTTTCATATTACTGTCTTATTGTTGGTATACTTGTCATCCTATTTCTATAG
- a CDS encoding sporulation protein has product MFKKLFNSMGIGSAKVDAKINKTDFIPGETVEGVLEVEGGNSEQQIDKVYVSILTNYTVESSDKEYTNNRHMIKRYQLTDAFVIKPDEKKSIPFSFQLPLRTPASLGKTKVWLETGMDIKKALDPRDSDYIQVKPHPLVDAFLDAADRLGFELREVECEFAPSTFPLKKEFPIVQEFEFKPTSGKYKRKLDELEAAFFVYESEVVVLVEVDRKMRNKDFFTDLFELDESKATIRYGFDDVDDLSDRLAALIKENM; this is encoded by the coding sequence ATGTTTAAAAAACTATTTAACTCCATGGGGATTGGGTCAGCAAAGGTCGATGCAAAAATAAATAAAACAGACTTTATACCAGGAGAGACTGTAGAAGGTGTATTGGAAGTAGAAGGTGGAAACTCTGAACAACAGATTGATAAAGTCTATGTAAGTATCTTAACGAATTATACTGTGGAAAGTAGCGATAAAGAATATACCAATAATCGACACATGATTAAACGCTACCAGCTCACGGATGCGTTTGTTATAAAACCAGATGAAAAAAAGTCCATCCCTTTTAGCTTCCAACTACCTCTACGTACACCAGCATCATTAGGAAAAACTAAAGTATGGTTGGAAACTGGGATGGATATTAAAAAAGCATTGGACCCTAGGGATAGTGATTACATACAAGTCAAACCCCACCCGCTAGTCGATGCTTTTCTCGATGCAGCAGATCGTCTTGGCTTTGAATTAAGAGAAGTGGAATGTGAATTTGCCCCAAGTACATTTCCATTAAAAAAAGAGTTTCCAATTGTTCAAGAATTTGAGTTTAAACCGACTAGCGGAAAATACAAACGAAAATTAGATGAGTTAGAAGCTGCATTTTTCGTATACGAATCGGAAGTAGTAGTGCTTGTAGAAGTCGATCGAAAAATGAGAAACAAAGACTTCTTTACAGACTTGTTTGAATTGGATGAGAGTAAAGCGACGATTCGCTACGGCTTTGATGATGTTGACGATTTATCAGATCGATTAGCAGCATTAATCAAAGAAAATATGTAA
- a CDS encoding ABC transporter permease subunit, which translates to MIKLIHNEQVKIYTRKSTWLMYLILAGLIFTFAFTTNYYGVPNENYQGDNWRQELKEENQKLTKEMEKDEFAASNNPYLIEKNNYYLEQNIQPAAYDAWQFVGENAGLLTVVSLLVIIIAAGIVANEFRWGTIKLLLIRPIKRSGILLSKYIAVLLFALYTLMFLFITAWLIGAIFFGVSDIDATIVKDAKDGFTSIPLIKDIFTNYSFRLVDLLMMTTLAFMISTVFRNSSLAIGVSLFLLMGGSSIVQMLADKEWVKYILFANTDLRQYFGGNSPMIEGMTLGFSITVLIVYYVVFILTSWIVFIKRDVAGQ; encoded by the coding sequence ATGATAAAGCTTATTCATAATGAACAAGTAAAAATATATACAAGAAAATCTACCTGGCTTATGTATCTCATCTTAGCCGGATTAATTTTCACTTTTGCCTTTACCACCAATTACTATGGTGTTCCGAATGAAAACTACCAAGGTGATAACTGGCGTCAAGAATTGAAAGAAGAAAATCAAAAATTAACTAAGGAAATGGAAAAAGACGAATTTGCAGCAAGCAATAATCCTTATCTTATTGAGAAAAACAATTATTATTTAGAACAGAATATTCAACCAGCTGCTTATGACGCCTGGCAGTTCGTTGGAGAAAACGCTGGGTTATTAACGGTTGTCAGTTTATTAGTGATTATTATTGCCGCGGGAATCGTTGCCAACGAATTCCGTTGGGGAACCATTAAGCTGCTACTCATTCGCCCAATTAAAAGAAGTGGCATCCTGCTTTCCAAATATATTGCAGTTTTATTATTCGCATTATATACGCTTATGTTTCTCTTTATCACGGCATGGCTAATCGGAGCAATCTTCTTTGGGGTTAGCGATATAGACGCTACCATTGTTAAAGATGCTAAAGATGGTTTTACATCTATTCCCTTAATAAAAGATATATTCACTAATTATAGTTTTCGACTAGTGGATCTTCTTATGATGACCACCCTAGCATTTATGATTTCAACCGTGTTCCGTAATAGCTCCTTAGCAATCGGTGTTTCCCTGTTTTTATTGATGGGCGGATCTTCTATTGTTCAGATGCTTGCAGATAAAGAATGGGTAAAATATATTTTGTTCGCCAATACGGATTTAAGACAATACTTTGGAGGGAATTCGCCAATGATTGAAGGGATGACATTGGGCTTTTCCATTACTGTCTTGATTGTCTACTATGTTGTTTTCATATTGACTTCGTGGATCGTGTTTATAAAACGAGACGTTGCAGGACAATAA
- the nagE gene encoding N-acetylglucosamine-specific PTS transporter subunit IIBC, translating into MMNYVQRLGRSLMLPVAVLPAAAILSGIGYWIDSDQVNPVAVFLNQAGNSIIGNIPILFAIGVALGLAKNKDGSAALSGLVGFLVVTTLLSTDSVALLQGIEVESVNPAFEQIKNVFIGIISGIVASIMYNRFSHVQLPDSLAFFSGKRLVPIMTSVVMMFVSGLLFFIWPVVYNSLVSFGTAISDLGAIGAGLYGFFNRLLIPTGLHHALNSVFWFDVAGIDDIGKFRDGTGIKGITGMYQAGFFPIMMFGLPAAALAMYHTAKTKRRKQAASLLLATAFAAFFTGVTEPLEFSFMFLAPALYVVHAMLTGFSLAIAAFFQWTSGFGFSAGFIDYILSYPLPLANKPYMLIVQGLVFAVIYYFLFRFLIKKLDLKTPGREDDELLEEESVDEIKSDQRFAKMAAQIYDGLGGDTNVASIENCVTRLRVEVRDINNVDEAKIKATGVPGINKVGAKSIHVIVGTNVQFVADEIDKIRK; encoded by the coding sequence ATGATGAATTATGTGCAACGACTCGGTCGGTCTCTTATGCTTCCAGTAGCTGTACTTCCTGCGGCTGCAATATTATCGGGGATTGGCTATTGGATTGACAGCGACCAAGTAAATCCTGTAGCTGTTTTTCTAAATCAAGCAGGTAATTCTATTATTGGTAACATCCCAATTTTATTTGCGATTGGGGTTGCATTAGGATTGGCAAAAAATAAGGACGGTTCAGCTGCATTAAGTGGCCTGGTCGGTTTTTTAGTTGTGACAACCCTGCTTTCTACTGATTCTGTTGCCCTACTGCAAGGAATTGAGGTAGAAAGTGTAAATCCGGCATTTGAGCAAATCAAAAATGTTTTTATTGGTATTATATCTGGTATTGTTGCATCCATTATGTATAACCGCTTTAGTCATGTACAACTTCCTGATTCTTTAGCCTTTTTTAGTGGAAAACGGCTTGTACCAATTATGACATCCGTAGTTATGATGTTTGTTTCCGGTCTTTTATTTTTCATTTGGCCCGTTGTCTATAACTCACTAGTATCATTTGGAACGGCAATCAGTGATTTAGGCGCTATCGGTGCAGGTCTCTACGGATTTTTTAACCGCTTATTAATTCCAACCGGCTTGCATCATGCCTTAAACTCCGTGTTTTGGTTTGATGTAGCAGGTATTGATGATATTGGTAAATTCCGTGATGGTACAGGTATCAAGGGTATAACTGGTATGTATCAAGCAGGTTTCTTCCCAATTATGATGTTTGGTTTACCAGCTGCCGCGCTTGCTATGTACCATACAGCAAAAACAAAAAGAAGAAAGCAGGCAGCTTCATTGCTCTTAGCAACAGCATTCGCCGCATTTTTTACAGGTGTTACAGAACCCCTTGAATTCTCATTTATGTTCTTAGCTCCTGCACTTTATGTTGTTCACGCAATGCTTACAGGTTTTTCTTTAGCAATTGCTGCTTTCTTCCAATGGACATCTGGTTTTGGCTTTAGCGCCGGTTTTATCGATTATATCTTAAGTTATCCATTACCATTAGCTAATAAACCATACATGTTAATTGTTCAAGGTTTAGTATTTGCAGTTATTTATTACTTCCTCTTCCGCTTCCTCATTAAAAAATTAGACTTAAAAACACCAGGAAGAGAAGATGATGAATTATTAGAAGAAGAAAGTGTAGATGAAATCAAGTCTGATCAACGCTTTGCTAAAATGGCAGCACAAATTTATGACGGACTGGGCGGAGATACTAATGTGGCATCCATCGAGAACTGTGTCACCCGTTTACGTGTTGAGGTAAGAGATATAAATAATGTCGATGAAGCAAAAATCAAAGCTACTGGTGTACCTGGTATCAATAAAGTTGGAGCAAAGAGTATCCACGTTATCGTTGGTACAAATGTTCAATTTGTTGCCGATGAAATTGATAAAATTCGAAAATAA
- a CDS encoding PTS sugar transporter subunit IIA, producing the protein MLKNLFKKSKEQAIYAPLNGEIVPLEEVPDPVFNQKMMGEGIAIIPSEGKLLSPIDGKVVQIPETKHAIGLATNDGTEILIHVGLETVSLKGEGFELKVAAGDTVTKGQPLMEINLDYIKQHASSIITPIIITNSNERKLTFTEEKQSVASETVIMNVTA; encoded by the coding sequence ATGTTAAAGAACCTATTTAAAAAATCAAAAGAACAAGCTATTTATGCACCATTAAACGGAGAAATAGTTCCGTTAGAAGAAGTACCTGATCCTGTTTTTAATCAAAAAATGATGGGAGAAGGAATTGCAATTATCCCCAGTGAAGGAAAACTACTTTCACCGATAGATGGAAAAGTTGTGCAAATACCGGAAACAAAACATGCAATTGGACTTGCTACAAACGATGGCACGGAAATCCTCATTCATGTAGGGTTGGAAACGGTTAGTTTAAAAGGGGAAGGATTTGAACTAAAAGTTGCTGCAGGCGATACGGTCACTAAAGGGCAACCACTGATGGAAATAAACTTAGATTATATTAAACAACACGCATCTAGCATCATTACGCCGATTATTATCACAAACAGCAATGAGCGAAAGCTTACATTTACAGAGGAAAAACAAAGTGTTGCAAGTGAAACCGTTATTATGAATGTAACTGCTTAA
- a CDS encoding acyl-CoA thioesterase: MRAKKCKDTRIVQNDQVLINDLNNYHTLFGGVLMKKLDACATLSARRHARVKECVTASTDSVNFNSPIRQSDSVCIESFVCYTGRSSMEIFCKVIAEDMITAERRIAATAFLTFVALDEAKKPTEVPEIIPESEEEKFLYKTGEERAKIRKLKRQQNKDLVAKLSVKKPWDE, from the coding sequence ATGCGCGCGAAAAAGTGTAAAGATACGCGAATCGTTCAAAATGATCAAGTTTTGATTAACGATTTAAATAATTACCACACTTTGTTCGGTGGAGTTTTAATGAAGAAGTTAGATGCATGTGCCACCTTGTCAGCAAGGAGACATGCACGAGTAAAGGAGTGCGTGACCGCTTCTACAGACTCAGTGAACTTTAATTCGCCAATTCGACAAAGTGATTCGGTATGTATTGAATCCTTTGTATGTTATACAGGTAGAAGCTCTATGGAAATCTTCTGTAAAGTGATTGCAGAAGATATGATAACCGCTGAGCGTCGAATTGCAGCTACGGCTTTCCTAACCTTTGTTGCATTAGATGAAGCTAAAAAGCCAACAGAGGTACCAGAAATTATTCCAGAGTCAGAAGAGGAAAAATTTCTCTATAAGACTGGAGAAGAAAGGGCAAAAATCCGTAAGCTGAAACGGCAGCAAAATAAGGATTTAGTTGCTAAATTATCAGTTAAAAAGCCTTGGGATGAATAA
- a CDS encoding PRD domain-containing protein, with protein sequence MRITKILNNNAVIVTDGKQEKIAIGAGVAFNKKRKDIVNPAKIEKLFVLKENEKLQELIMRIPEEHLLISEEIIAYAEKQLSTNLNEHILLALTDHLSFAIERSKEGIHLKNKLLQEIKIMYREEFNIGLWAINHVKDKLNMELPIDEAGFIALHIHTMKIKGGDLHETVRQTAIVKDMIEAIQNDLNMTFNEGAIAYERLMTHLRFALNRVNHCEAHSLDDEMLAMIKKKFKRSYRCSVNVAKKVAANHGIELPPEELGYITLHIERLKKYQ encoded by the coding sequence GTGAGAATTACAAAAATCTTAAATAATAACGCAGTAATCGTAACAGACGGCAAGCAAGAAAAAATCGCAATTGGTGCTGGTGTAGCCTTTAATAAAAAGAGAAAAGATATTGTTAATCCAGCAAAAATTGAAAAACTATTTGTACTAAAAGAAAATGAAAAATTGCAGGAGTTGATTATGCGAATCCCGGAAGAACACTTGCTAATATCAGAAGAAATTATCGCTTATGCTGAAAAGCAATTAAGTACAAACCTGAATGAGCATATTCTTTTAGCATTGACTGATCATCTCTCATTTGCTATTGAACGCAGCAAAGAAGGAATTCACTTAAAAAATAAGCTCTTGCAAGAAATTAAAATTATGTACCGAGAAGAATTCAATATTGGACTTTGGGCGATTAATCACGTAAAAGACAAACTAAATATGGAACTGCCCATCGATGAAGCAGGTTTTATAGCTCTTCACATCCACACAATGAAAATTAAAGGAGGTGATTTGCATGAAACGGTAAGACAAACAGCGATTGTAAAAGACATGATTGAAGCTATTCAGAATGATTTAAACATGACCTTTAATGAAGGTGCAATTGCTTATGAACGATTAATGACCCATCTAAGGTTTGCCTTGAATAGAGTAAATCACTGTGAAGCTCATTCCTTAGATGATGAAATGCTAGCGATGATTAAAAAAAAGTTTAAACGATCGTACCGTTGTTCTGTTAACGTAGCTAAAAAAGTTGCTGCAAATCATGGAATTGAGCTGCCTCCGGAAGAATTGGGCTATATTACATTGCATATCGAACGCCTTAAAAAATACCAATAA
- a CDS encoding sodium/glutamate symporter, translating into MNQFTIWHLMMDISIISALLLVGTILRAKVKWIQSLFLPASMIAGFIGLALGPSGWNLLPFSDQLGTYPSLLIAVIFAAIPIGAAKVHMSEVFQRVRNMFSYSMILILSMWGAGALFGILFLTPLFSDLPSGFGLILGAGFVGGHGTAAAVGEGFAHAGWNEAMDLAMTSATVGILVAVLGGLFLVKRSTEQGKTKFITSFKDLPNELQSGLIPHHKRSYMGVETVSPNSIDPFVLHVAVIAFVIGIAYWITNILSDLMPAVSVPLFSIAFVVGLLFQSLSRKVKADDYIDQRVMERIGGTATDFLVAIGIASINLTVVMEYALPLIILFAFGILWAYILFRFVGPNIFQDFWLEKSLFGWGWSTGTVAMGLALLRIVDPELKSKTPEDYALAYIGVAPAEIAVITFTPILFAAGLTWVIPLVLLLGTAIIIGVYKYTGWWGARKNNIDEYNMPS; encoded by the coding sequence ATGAATCAATTTACCATTTGGCATTTAATGATGGATATTAGTATAATATCCGCTTTACTTTTAGTTGGTACGATACTTCGGGCAAAAGTTAAATGGATTCAATCTTTGTTTTTACCTGCTAGTATGATTGCCGGATTTATTGGACTTGCACTTGGGCCAAGCGGCTGGAACCTTCTACCTTTTTCGGATCAGCTCGGTACCTACCCTAGTCTGTTAATTGCAGTGATATTCGCTGCCATCCCAATTGGTGCAGCAAAAGTCCATATGTCAGAAGTGTTTCAACGCGTTCGTAATATGTTCTCCTATTCCATGATCCTCATCTTATCGATGTGGGGAGCAGGAGCATTATTCGGAATACTCTTTTTAACTCCATTATTTTCTGATTTGCCAAGTGGCTTTGGTCTGATATTAGGAGCGGGCTTCGTTGGCGGTCACGGGACAGCAGCAGCAGTTGGAGAAGGCTTTGCTCATGCTGGCTGGAACGAGGCAATGGATCTTGCCATGACCTCAGCTACAGTTGGAATTTTAGTTGCAGTACTGGGAGGGTTGTTTCTCGTCAAGCGCAGTACAGAACAAGGAAAAACCAAATTCATCACCAGCTTTAAAGATCTTCCCAATGAATTACAATCGGGACTAATTCCACATCATAAGCGTTCCTATATGGGGGTCGAAACCGTTTCTCCCAATTCCATTGATCCATTCGTGCTACATGTAGCTGTTATAGCGTTTGTCATTGGAATAGCTTATTGGATTACGAACATACTGTCTGATTTAATGCCAGCAGTATCTGTTCCATTATTCAGTATCGCTTTTGTCGTTGGACTTTTATTTCAATCCCTTAGTCGCAAAGTAAAAGCAGATGATTATATTGATCAACGAGTCATGGAGCGAATCGGCGGAACAGCAACTGATTTCCTTGTAGCTATTGGGATTGCATCCATTAATCTTACGGTCGTTATGGAGTATGCTCTACCACTTATTATTCTGTTTGCATTCGGGATCTTATGGGCATATATTTTATTCCGCTTTGTGGGTCCTAATATATTTCAGGACTTCTGGTTGGAAAAGTCCCTGTTTGGTTGGGGCTGGAGTACGGGTACAGTGGCAATGGGACTTGCTCTTTTGCGCATTGTTGATCCGGAGCTCAAAAGTAAAACTCCGGAAGATTATGCACTGGCTTATATCGGTGTTGCGCCGGCTGAGATCGCCGTTATCACCTTTACACCAATTCTGTTTGCCGCTGGGCTCACGTGGGTCATTCCGCTTGTTCTTTTACTCGGTACCGCAATTATTATTGGAGTTTACAAATATACAGGTTGGTGGGGAGCTAGAAAAAACAACATTGATGAATATAATATGCCGAGCTAG